The Neodiprion virginianus isolate iyNeoVirg1 chromosome 5, iyNeoVirg1.1, whole genome shotgun sequence genome contains a region encoding:
- the LOC124305721 gene encoding DNA polymerase delta subunit 2 produces MMVHATDSSDSAILLSKPSDEKPVVFERTIVEYEDLSERFKHGSKDFSRQFFHVYSIRLRALTEPLAERAKAKWGNVTIYKLADLEDAQGKRAVVIGTLYKHQELKPSILRELSEEQQLAPPTPRINYCSNKDQLFLEDEMLRIKIVGNHVNIKDMVTGIVCAVIGKENEDGTFDVEDWCFPGCVPRPAISASQNAGKLLLISGLDLANRVESMSLNLLTEWIDGMIGDPAVQREEASIVRVIIAGNSIRGSAEIHTSKGHSGGKAQDSAAAKETAFAAQRFDMFLSRIVESCCVTLMPGQFDPTNHMIPQQPLHPCILPKSARFKSLQGVTNPWVGRLGSRIVSGTSGQPIEDIMKVCDVSNVSPLVWLERTLSWRHYCPTAPDTLSSYPYYEKDPFIIEECPDIYFAGNMEKYESSLWKGEDGQTVRLICVPRFCDSGTAVLVDLDTLDAQAISFGSS; encoded by the exons ATGATGGTTCACGCAACGGATTCCAGTGATTCTGCAATTCTGCTGTCAAAGCCCAGCGATGAGAAACCCGTCGTCTTCGAAAGAACAATCGTCGAGTACGAAGACCTGTCCGAAAGATTCAAACACGGGTCAAAAGATTTCAGCAGACAATTTTTCCACGTTTATTCTATCAGACTCAGAGCTCTGACGGAACCGCTCGCTGAAAGAGCTAAGGCGAAGTGGG GAAATGTCACGATCTACAAGCTCGCCGACCTGGAGGATGCTCAGGGTAAACGAGCCGTTGTAATCGGAACACTGTACAAGCACCAGGAACTAAAACCGTCAATACTACGTGAGCTCAGCGAAGAACAGCAGCTGGCACCCCCGACACCCAGAATCAATTACTGTTCTAACAAAGATCAATTGTTTTTGGAGGATGAAATGCTAAGGATAAAAATTGTCGGGAATCACGTCAACATAAAGGATATGGTTACTGGAATTGTCTGTGCTGTTATAGGCAAAGAAAATGAAGACGGCACCTTTGAT GTAGAAGATTGGTGTTTTCCTGGCTGTGTGCCTAGACCAGCCATCTCAGCTTCACAAAATGCtggcaaattattattaatttcggGATTGGATCTGGCAAACAGAGTAGAAAGTATGTCGCTAAACCTTTTGACCGAGTGGATAGATGGAATGATAGGGGATCCTGCCGTTCAAAGAGAGGAAGCCTCAATTGTCAGAGTAATCATAGCCG GAAACAGTATCAGAGGCAGTGCTGAGATACACACGAGCAAAGGACATTCGGGTGGTAAAGCGCAGGATTCGGCAGCAGCTAAAGAAACGGCATTTGCTGCACAAAGATTCGATATGTTTCTGAGCCGAATTGTCGAATCCTGCTGTGTCACTCTAATGCCCGGCCAATTTGATCCAACCAATCATATGATACCTCAGCAACCGTTGCATCCATGCATTCTACCAAAGTCAGCCAG ATTCAAAAGCCTGCAAGGGGTGACGAATCCATGGGTCGGTAGACTGGGCTCTCGCATTGTGAGTGGCACAAGTGGACAGCCTATTGAAGATATAATGAAAGTGTGCGACGTATCCAATGTCTCGCCGCTTGTTTGGTTAGAGCGAACCTTGAGTTGGAGACATTATTGCCCCACGGCACCGGACACTCTATCGTCTTATCCGTATTATGAAAAAGACCCTTTCATTATAGAGGAATGCCCGGATATATATTTCGCTGGAAATATGGAAAAGTACGAGAGCAGTCTGTGGAAAG GTGAGGATGGACAGACAGTAAGATTAATTTGCGTACCTCGATTCTGTGATTCTGGTACTGCGGTTCTAGTTGATCTTGACACGTTGGATGCTCAAGCTATATCATTTGGCTCAAGCTGA
- the LOC124305719 gene encoding 2-(3-amino-3-carboxypropyl)histidine synthase subunit 1, with translation MSEQGESTVVVVKAKPVRRVYKAPVRVNKIPPEQLNDPLLNAAIAVLPTNYNFEIHKTIWRIKELKSQRVALQMPEGLLIFATTISDIIEEFTCAETVIMGDVTYGACCIDDYTAKALGVDLLVHYGHSCLIPVDKTVGIKVLYIFVDIKIDAMHCIESLQANLLVTTKIALVSTIQFASTLQAVAIEMRKAGYEVTVPQSRPLSPGEVLGCTAPQIRCADAVIYLGDGRFHLEAAMIANPKLRAYRYDPYDKSLTEEFYDHERMRSNRRTAIETSKSAEKFGLILGTLGRQGNPDVLKTIEKRIKVLKKEAVIILLSEIFPDKLKLFDDIDAFIQVACPRLSIDWGTAFEKPLLTPYEGSVSLKLAELDNDRPYPMDFYASASLGPWTPNHKPADLEKQTDACCGKCKEVK, from the exons ATGAGTGAGCAAGGTGAATCCACAGTTGTTGTGGTGAAGGCAAAGCCAGTAAGAAGGGTTTATAAGGCCCCGGTGAGGGTAAATAAAATACCCCCTGAGCAGCTAAACGACCCATTGCTAAATGCCGCCATTGCAGTTTTGCCGACAAATTATAACTTTGAAATTCACAAAACAATATGGAGAATAAAAGAACTCAAGTCACAAAGAGTAGCTCTTCAAATGCCTGAAGGTCTCCTTATTTTTGCGACCACCATTTCTGACATTATAGAAGAATTCACTTGCGCTGAAACTGTCATTATGGGAGACGTTACTTATG GTGCTTGCTGCATTGACGATTATACGGCAAAGGCTCTCGGGGTCGATCTGCTTGTCCATTATGGTCATTCCTGCCTAATACCAGTTGACAAAACAGTGGGAATCAAAGTCCTGTATATATTtgttgatataaaaatcgaTGCAATGCATTGCATAGAGTCTTTGCAGGCAAACTTGTTGGTAACAACGAAAATAGCATTAGTCAGCACTATTCAATTTGCCTCAACGCTCCAGGCTGTCGCTATCGAGATGAGAAAAGCTGGATATGAAGTTACCGTACCACAAAGCAGACCTCTTAGCCCTGGCGAA GTGCTCGGGTGTACGGCGCCTCAGATTCGCTGCGCAGATGCGGTCATATACTTGGGAGACGGTCGTTTTCATTTGGAGGCAGCAATGATTGCGAACCCCAAATTGCGGGCCTATCGTTACGATCCTTATGACAAGAGTTTAACTGAGGAATTCTATGACCATGAAAGAATGCGAAGTAATAGACGAACCGCGATTGAAACTTCTAAAAGTGCGGAGAAATTTGGACTTATACTAGGCACCTTGGGTCGACAGGGAAATCCCGATGTATTGAAGACTATTGAGAAACGGATCAAAGTATTGAAGAAAGAAGCcgttattattcttctttcagaaatatttcctGATAAGCTAAAGTTATTTGACGATATTGATGCATTTATACAG GTCGCATGTCCAAGGCTGAGCATAGATTGGGGTACAGCATTTGAAAAGCCTTTACTGACGCCCTACGAGGGCTCAGTTTCTTTGAAGCTAGCAGAGTTGGACAATGACAGACCATACCCTATGGACTTTTATGCCTCTGCAAGTTTAGGCCCGTGGACACCAAACCATAAACCTGCAGATTTAGAAAAACAGACCGATGCATGCTGTGGAAAGTGCAAGGAAGTCAAATAG
- the LOC124305717 gene encoding 3'-5' RNA helicase YTHDC2-like isoform X1 yields the protein MPRRKQQKKPAIGEDTRIAVNLTIRKLLAAPEQKELEFPSSYTAEERAYIHDLAREHGLKSKSRGKGTNRFLTVYKREGSTIVQADAIIKLQKSSRQGIYNLIQKFPLSNKERQDLLPPTERERIINTEVNTNTKAMGRLNGGIPQVPQLKTNMDVLPFRECLPVYNMREEIMQVLPSSQVIIIAGETGSGKTTQVPQFILDYCQQRNQTCRIICTQPRRLSAVSVAERVAFERDEKIGQTFGYQIRLESRVSPKTLLTYCTNGVLLRTLMGGDSALATITHIIVDEIHERDRFCDFLLIALKDALVKFRSLKVVLMSATMDTSIFLKYFNHCSVINVPGRLYDVEVLYLEDILKVTNYMTKDMSAKKEKMVNKKDQKKVLESWTQYKPANSTINYISERNLIPAPILGQQNQPVPERVELEPRLVDKMDRSISEAWLCGGEDNFTQLLYFIQSENVSVDYQHSKTSVTPLMVAAGRGCIDTTERLLNLGANLNIRSVNEWTALDWARKMNQVECAELIEAYMKTYDCETAYEDVPLDKNIPISEEDKMLLDVYHHTFNDENVDYDLMFSLILHIHTKMPYGSILVFLPGYDDIVTMRERINAEEKRMSERFRYNLFVLHSNMQTCDQKRVFRPSPQGTRKIILSTNIAETSITIDDVVYVIDSGKVKEKSFDAMSGVCTLRSNWISQACAKQRKGRAGRCQNGICFRLFSSVRFNSMQPYQTPEILRLPLQELCLYTKHLAPGNTPIAEFLDRALEPPSNAVTRNAVQLLKTIDALDPWEDLTELGSHLLDLPVEPRLGKMLLYAVVLKCLDPILTIVCSLAYKDPFLLPSQPSQKRAATLSRKDFSAGTYSDHMAVLRAFQSWQTARANGRERLFCEKNFISAATMEMVVGMRTQLLGQLRASGFVRARGSGDIRDLNSNSENWAVVKAALTAGLYPNLIRVDREHSQLRTQKEVKVVFHPSSTLRDNPKSPRTTSAQTHSANVNALPCDWLLYEEMSRSGRFCHVKTVTLVNPITVALFSGPARLPMDVIYEAETIPESESDSEADEAQEGTTILKLDDWVVFKLDPEAAQLILHLRQKWNALFLRRMKTPSKPMSQLDEQVVRTLVSVITNEEQACGLHQPSGIGQRPRPLIVDYYPASARRPDDYEERNF from the exons ATGCCAAGACGAAAGCAACAGAAGAAACCAGCGATTGGTGAGGACACCAGAATCGCAGTGAATTTAACAATCAGAAAGCTTCTGGCTGCTCCGGAACAAAAAGAATTAGAATTTCCGTCTTCTTATACGGCTGAGGAAAGAGCTTATATCCATGATCTTGCCAGAGAACATGGACTCAAGTCGAAAAGTCGCGG GAAAGGAACCAACAGATTTTTAACTGTTTATAAGCGGGAAGGATCAACTATTGTTCAAGCAGATGCCATAATAAAGCTACAAAAGTCCTCACGACAAGggatttataatttaatacagAAATTTCCCTTGAGCAATAAGGAGAGACAGGATTTACTCCCACCCACAGAGAGGGAACGCATTATTAACACAGAAG tCAACACGAATACGAAAGCAATGGGCCGTTTGAATGGCGGAATACCGCAGGTACCACAGCTTAAGACAAATATGGATGTTTTACCATTTCGCGAATGTCTACCAGTCTATAATATGAGAGAGGAGATAATGCAGGTTCTACCATCAAGCCAAGTAATTATAATAGCAGGAGAGACGGGAAGTGGAAAAACAACCCAAGTTCCTCAGTTCATCCTAGACTACTGTCAGCAAAGGAATCAAACATGCAGAATAATATGCACTCAGCCTAGAAGACTGTCAGCAGTCTCGGTAGCAGAGAGAGTAGCTTTtgaaagagatgaaaaaattgggcaAACATTTGGGTATCAAATAAGGTTGGAGAGCAGAGTATCTCCGAAAACGTTGCTCACTTATTGCACCAACGGTGTTCTGCTCAGAACATTAATGGGTGGTGATTCGGCGTTGGCTACAATAACGCATATAATCGTAGATGAGATTCACGAGCGAGATAGATtttgtgattttcttttaatcgCACTAAAGGATGCCCTAGTTAAGTTTAGATCTCTAAAAGTTGTCCTGATGAGTGCCACTATGGATACAAGCATATTTCTGAAGTACTTCAACCACTGCTCAGTAATTAACGTCCCTGGCAGACTTTACGACGTCGAGGTATTGTATCTCGAGGATATTCTCAAAGTGACTAACTACATGACTAAGGATATGTCAGctaagaaggaaaaaatggTCAACAAAAAGGACCAGAAGAAGGTTCTAGAGTCTTGGACCCAATACAAGCCTGCAAACTCAACCATCAATTACATAtctgaaagaaatttaatacCAGCACCAATTCTGGGCCAGCAAAATCAACCCGTACCTGAAAGAGTTGAGCTTGAGCCAAGACTGGTAGATAAAATGGATCGGTCAATATCAGAAGCGTGGCTGTGTGGTGGCGAAGACAACTTCACACAGTTACTGTATTTCATACAGTCGGAAAATGTTTCTGTTGATTACCAGCACTCAAAGACGTCGGTAACGCCGCTGATGGTTGCAGCAGGAAGAGGGTGCATCGACACAACGGAGCGTCTCTTAAATCTTGGAGCAAATCTTAATATACGCTCGGTTAATGAATGGACAGCTTTGGACTGGGCAAGAAAAATGAACCAGGTTGAATGTGCCGAACTTATAGAAGCCTATATGAAGACATACGACTGTGAAACGGCGTACGAGGATGTTCCTCTTGATAAAAACATCCCCATTTCGGAAGAAGACAAAATGCTTCTCGACGTCTACCATCACACATTCAATGATGAGAATGTCGACTACGATTTGATGTTTTCTCTAATTCTTCACATACACACGAAGATGCCGTATGGATCAATTCTTGTTTTCTTACCTGGGTATGACGACATAGTGACTATGAGAGAGAGGATAAACGCCGAAGAGAAGAGGATGAGCGAAAGATTCCGCTACAATTTATTTGTCCTGCACTCCAACATGCAGACTTGTGACCAAAAGCGAGTTTTCAGACCTAGTCCTCAGGGGACGCGGAAGATAATACTGTCCACTAACATAGCGGAGACTAGCATAACAATCGATGATGTTGTGTATGTCATTGACTCCGGGAAAGTGAAGGAGAAGTCTTTTGATGCTATGTCTGGAGTTTGCACACTCAGATCCAACTGGATATCGCAGGCATGTGCCAAGCAACGTAAAGGAAGGGCTGGCAGATGTCAGAATGGGATTTGCTTCCGTCTATTCTCTTCGGTCAGATTCAATTCCATGCAGCCTTACCAAACGCCGGAAATACTTAGGCTACCGCTACAGGAATTGTGCCTCTATACCAAACACTTGGCTCCTGGGAATACTCCAATAGCTGAATTCTTAGACAGAGCATTGGAACCGCCGTCTAACGCTGTTACCCGCAACGCTGTTCAACTCCTGAAGACTATAGATGCTCTAGATCCGTGGGAAGACCTGACAGAACTTGGAAGTCACCTCTTAGATCTACCTGTCGAACCTCGACTCGGCAAAATGCTTTTATATGCAGTTGTGCTGAAATGCCTTGATCCAATTCTCACCATCGTTTGCAGTCTTGCTTACAA GGATCCGTTTCTTTTGCCTTCGCAACCATCGCAAAAGCGTGCAGCCACTCTGTCTCGTAAGgatttttcagcaggtacaTATTCAGACCACATGGCTGTTCTGCGAGCTTTTCAAAGCTGGCAAACAGCTAGAGCAAACGGTAGAGAGCGGCTTTTTtgtgaaaagaattttatcTCTGCTGCAACGATGGAAATGGTCGTTGGAATGCGCACTCAACTTCTTGGACAACTCAGAGCCTCTGGGTTTGTAAGAGCAAGAGGCTCTGGCGATATCCGCGACCTCAACTCGAACTCCGAGAATTGGGCCGTGGTGAAAGCAGCACTTACAGCTGGACTGTACCCAAATCTGATCAGGGTAGACAGAGAACATTCGCAGCTTCGAACACA AAAAGAAGTCAAGGTAGTCTTTCATCCTTCCTCCACGCTTCGAGATAACCCAAAATCACCTCGTACTACATCCGCACAGACCCACTCTGCTAATGTTAACGCTTTACCATGCGATTGGTTACTGTATGAAGAAATGAGCCGCTCCGGGCGTTTCTGTCACGTCAAAACAGTTACCCTCGTCAATCCTATCACAGTTGCGTTATTTAGTGGACCAGCACGATTACCAATGGACGTAATTTACGAGGCCGAAA CTATTCCTGAGAGTGAGTCGGACTCTGAGGCAGATGAGGCACAAGAGGGaacaacaattttgaaattggaCGACTGGGTAGTATTCAAATTGGACCCTGAAGCAGCTCAACTTATTTTACACCTGCGACAGAAGTGGAACGCTCTGTTCCTTAGACGAATGAAAACTCCAAGCAAACCTATGTCGCAACTCGATGAACAAGTAGTCAGAACTCTAGTTTCTGTTATTACTAATGAAGAACAAGCTTGTGGTCTTCATCAACCATCTGGAATTGGGCAAAGACCACGTCCCTTGATCGTTGACTATTATCCAGCCAGCGCTAGGCGGCCAGATGATTATGAAGAG AGAAATTTCTAG
- the LOC124305724 gene encoding protein dimmed-like, which produces MKSGLKNEDSLGEDWSSTKTNGGKMIRRTTRRTERLNFKSSRASRTTTPREKTLRRLESNERERMRMHSLNDAFQSLREVIPHVSKERRLSKIETLTLAKNYIVALTDVICAMRNDEQSADQETPEGPQEGVSNQTRTTVRININTPSSSRSSSPDMQSFYESNDDKLPWEANSDGCHTF; this is translated from the exons ATGAAGTCTGGACTTAAAAATGAAGATAGTTTGGGAGAAGATTGGTCCTCAACTAAGACAAACGGGGGTAAAATGATACGAAGAACGACAAGGAGAACAGAAAGgctaaatttcaaatcatcaAGGGCTTCCCGAACGACAACACCAAGAGAAAAAACACTTAGAAGATTGGAGAGtaatgaaagagaaagaatGAGGATGCACAGTTTGAATGACGCGTTTCAG TCTTTGAGAGAGGTGATACCGCATGTCAGTAAAGAAAGACGTTTATCCAAGATAGAGACACTTACTTTGGCCAAAAACTACATAGTGGCTCTGACTGATGTAATTTGCGCTATGAGAAACGACGAGCAATCAGCAGATCAAGAAACACCAGAGGGTCCTCAGGAAGGAGTGTCGAACCAGACGAGAACAACGGTTCGCATAAACATCAACACGCCAAGCTCTTCGAGATCTTCAAGCCCTGATATGCAGAGTTTTTACGAAAGCAATGACGATAAACTACCATGGGAAGCAAACTCGGACGGTTGTCACACGTTTTGA
- the LOC124305717 gene encoding 3'-5' RNA helicase YTHDC2-like isoform X2: MPRRKQQKKPAIGEDTRIAVNLTIRKLLAAPEQKELEFPSSYTAEERAYIHDLAREHGLKSKSRGKGTNRFLTVYKREGSTIVQADAIIKLQKSSRQGIYNLIQKFPLSNKERQDLLPPTERERIINTEVNTNTKAMGRLNGGIPQVPQLKTNMDVLPFRECLPVYNMREEIMQVLPSSQVIIIAGETGSGKTTQVPQFILDYCQQRNQTCRIICTQPRRLSAVSVAERVAFERDEKIGQTFGYQIRLESRVSPKTLLTYCTNGVLLRTLMGGDSALATITHIIVDEIHERDRFCDFLLIALKDALVKFRSLKVVLMSATMDTSIFLKYFNHCSVINVPGRLYDVEVLYLEDILKVTNYMTKDMSAKKEKMVNKKDQKKVLESWTQYKPANSTINYISERNLIPAPILGQQNQPVPERVELEPRLVDKMDRSISEAWLCGGEDNFTQLLYFIQSENVSVDYQHSKTSVTPLMVAAGRGCIDTTERLLNLGANLNIRSVNEWTALDWARKMNQVECAELIEAYMKTYDCETAYEDVPLDKNIPISEEDKMLLDVYHHTFNDENVDYDLMFSLILHIHTKMPYGSILVFLPGYDDIVTMRERINAEEKRMSERFRYNLFVLHSNMQTCDQKRVFRPSPQGTRKIILSTNIAETSITIDDVVYVIDSGKVKEKSFDAMSGVCTLRSNWISQACAKQRKGRAGRCQNGICFRLFSSVRFNSMQPYQTPEILRLPLQELCLYTKHLAPGNTPIAEFLDRALEPPSNAVTRNAVQLLKTIDALDPWEDLTELGSHLLDLPVEPRLGKMLLYAVVLKCLDPILTIVCSLAYKDPFLLPSQPSQKRAATLSRKDFSAGTYSDHMAVLRAFQSWQTARANGRERLFCEKNFISAATMEMVVGMRTQLLGQLRASGFVRARGSGDIRDLNSNSENWAVVKAALTAGLYPNLIRVDREHSQLRTHYS; the protein is encoded by the exons ATGCCAAGACGAAAGCAACAGAAGAAACCAGCGATTGGTGAGGACACCAGAATCGCAGTGAATTTAACAATCAGAAAGCTTCTGGCTGCTCCGGAACAAAAAGAATTAGAATTTCCGTCTTCTTATACGGCTGAGGAAAGAGCTTATATCCATGATCTTGCCAGAGAACATGGACTCAAGTCGAAAAGTCGCGG GAAAGGAACCAACAGATTTTTAACTGTTTATAAGCGGGAAGGATCAACTATTGTTCAAGCAGATGCCATAATAAAGCTACAAAAGTCCTCACGACAAGggatttataatttaatacagAAATTTCCCTTGAGCAATAAGGAGAGACAGGATTTACTCCCACCCACAGAGAGGGAACGCATTATTAACACAGAAG tCAACACGAATACGAAAGCAATGGGCCGTTTGAATGGCGGAATACCGCAGGTACCACAGCTTAAGACAAATATGGATGTTTTACCATTTCGCGAATGTCTACCAGTCTATAATATGAGAGAGGAGATAATGCAGGTTCTACCATCAAGCCAAGTAATTATAATAGCAGGAGAGACGGGAAGTGGAAAAACAACCCAAGTTCCTCAGTTCATCCTAGACTACTGTCAGCAAAGGAATCAAACATGCAGAATAATATGCACTCAGCCTAGAAGACTGTCAGCAGTCTCGGTAGCAGAGAGAGTAGCTTTtgaaagagatgaaaaaattgggcaAACATTTGGGTATCAAATAAGGTTGGAGAGCAGAGTATCTCCGAAAACGTTGCTCACTTATTGCACCAACGGTGTTCTGCTCAGAACATTAATGGGTGGTGATTCGGCGTTGGCTACAATAACGCATATAATCGTAGATGAGATTCACGAGCGAGATAGATtttgtgattttcttttaatcgCACTAAAGGATGCCCTAGTTAAGTTTAGATCTCTAAAAGTTGTCCTGATGAGTGCCACTATGGATACAAGCATATTTCTGAAGTACTTCAACCACTGCTCAGTAATTAACGTCCCTGGCAGACTTTACGACGTCGAGGTATTGTATCTCGAGGATATTCTCAAAGTGACTAACTACATGACTAAGGATATGTCAGctaagaaggaaaaaatggTCAACAAAAAGGACCAGAAGAAGGTTCTAGAGTCTTGGACCCAATACAAGCCTGCAAACTCAACCATCAATTACATAtctgaaagaaatttaatacCAGCACCAATTCTGGGCCAGCAAAATCAACCCGTACCTGAAAGAGTTGAGCTTGAGCCAAGACTGGTAGATAAAATGGATCGGTCAATATCAGAAGCGTGGCTGTGTGGTGGCGAAGACAACTTCACACAGTTACTGTATTTCATACAGTCGGAAAATGTTTCTGTTGATTACCAGCACTCAAAGACGTCGGTAACGCCGCTGATGGTTGCAGCAGGAAGAGGGTGCATCGACACAACGGAGCGTCTCTTAAATCTTGGAGCAAATCTTAATATACGCTCGGTTAATGAATGGACAGCTTTGGACTGGGCAAGAAAAATGAACCAGGTTGAATGTGCCGAACTTATAGAAGCCTATATGAAGACATACGACTGTGAAACGGCGTACGAGGATGTTCCTCTTGATAAAAACATCCCCATTTCGGAAGAAGACAAAATGCTTCTCGACGTCTACCATCACACATTCAATGATGAGAATGTCGACTACGATTTGATGTTTTCTCTAATTCTTCACATACACACGAAGATGCCGTATGGATCAATTCTTGTTTTCTTACCTGGGTATGACGACATAGTGACTATGAGAGAGAGGATAAACGCCGAAGAGAAGAGGATGAGCGAAAGATTCCGCTACAATTTATTTGTCCTGCACTCCAACATGCAGACTTGTGACCAAAAGCGAGTTTTCAGACCTAGTCCTCAGGGGACGCGGAAGATAATACTGTCCACTAACATAGCGGAGACTAGCATAACAATCGATGATGTTGTGTATGTCATTGACTCCGGGAAAGTGAAGGAGAAGTCTTTTGATGCTATGTCTGGAGTTTGCACACTCAGATCCAACTGGATATCGCAGGCATGTGCCAAGCAACGTAAAGGAAGGGCTGGCAGATGTCAGAATGGGATTTGCTTCCGTCTATTCTCTTCGGTCAGATTCAATTCCATGCAGCCTTACCAAACGCCGGAAATACTTAGGCTACCGCTACAGGAATTGTGCCTCTATACCAAACACTTGGCTCCTGGGAATACTCCAATAGCTGAATTCTTAGACAGAGCATTGGAACCGCCGTCTAACGCTGTTACCCGCAACGCTGTTCAACTCCTGAAGACTATAGATGCTCTAGATCCGTGGGAAGACCTGACAGAACTTGGAAGTCACCTCTTAGATCTACCTGTCGAACCTCGACTCGGCAAAATGCTTTTATATGCAGTTGTGCTGAAATGCCTTGATCCAATTCTCACCATCGTTTGCAGTCTTGCTTACAA GGATCCGTTTCTTTTGCCTTCGCAACCATCGCAAAAGCGTGCAGCCACTCTGTCTCGTAAGgatttttcagcaggtacaTATTCAGACCACATGGCTGTTCTGCGAGCTTTTCAAAGCTGGCAAACAGCTAGAGCAAACGGTAGAGAGCGGCTTTTTtgtgaaaagaattttatcTCTGCTGCAACGATGGAAATGGTCGTTGGAATGCGCACTCAACTTCTTGGACAACTCAGAGCCTCTGGGTTTGTAAGAGCAAGAGGCTCTGGCGATATCCGCGACCTCAACTCGAACTCCGAGAATTGGGCCGTGGTGAAAGCAGCACTTACAGCTGGACTGTACCCAAATCTGATCAGGGTAGACAGAGAACATTCGCAGCTTCGAACACA CTATTCCTGA